In one Prosthecochloris aestuarii DSM 271 genomic region, the following are encoded:
- a CDS encoding uroporphyrinogen-III synthase: MKSVLVTRPKHQAASFVQELQKYGLNSVVFPTIEIRPASDWNIPDISTFSGAFFTSPNSVRYFMERLTQEAPHELVHLKAIKVYAVGKTTARDLAAYGITTEPVPKVADAVNLMQTISPEEINGKSFLFLKGNLSLGTIPAVISERGGSCSAVTVYENHPPDLNATEEVRQQIERGEISCITFTSPSTAQNFFQAMGTTVLPEGILVAAIGQTTANALEKLGVNTDIIPRYYDAPHFAEAIAGALLKA; the protein is encoded by the coding sequence ATGAAATCTGTTCTCGTCACTCGCCCGAAACATCAGGCAGCGTCATTCGTTCAGGAATTACAGAAATACGGTCTGAACTCTGTTGTCTTTCCGACAATAGAGATCAGACCGGCTTCTGACTGGAATATTCCAGACATCTCAACCTTTAGCGGCGCATTTTTCACAAGTCCCAACAGCGTCCGCTATTTTATGGAGCGTCTTACACAAGAGGCTCCTCATGAGCTTGTCCATCTCAAGGCGATCAAGGTCTACGCTGTGGGAAAAACGACCGCACGTGATCTTGCGGCCTACGGTATAACCACTGAGCCGGTACCGAAAGTCGCCGATGCCGTCAATCTCATGCAGACGATCAGCCCTGAAGAAATAAACGGCAAATCTTTTCTCTTTCTCAAAGGAAACCTTTCGCTCGGCACAATTCCTGCCGTGATCTCAGAACGCGGTGGCTCCTGCAGTGCCGTTACCGTGTATGAAAATCATCCGCCCGACCTCAACGCGACCGAAGAGGTAAGGCAACAGATTGAGAGAGGCGAAATCTCCTGCATTACCTTCACCAGTCCATCAACTGCGCAAAACTTTTTTCAGGCCATGGGCACCACAGTACTGCCTGAAGGCATTCTTGTCGCTGCAATAGGACAGACCACCGCCAATGCGCTTGAAAAGCTCGGTGTCAATACTGACATCATTCCCCGATACTACGACGCACCTCACTTCGCAGAAGCAATTGCCGGAGCCCTCCTTAAAGCATAG
- the hemB gene encoding porphobilinogen synthase, protein MSQTDLLSIVHRPRRLRRTAAIRNLVQECSLSKSDLVYPLFVCPGTDIKEEVPSMPDSFRYSIDNAVKECQELWDLGIQAIDLFGIPEEKTEDGREAYNDNGIVQRAIRAIKEAIPEMCIMTDVALDPFTPFGHDGLVKDGIILNDETVEVLCKMSISHAEAGADFVSPSDMMDGRIGAIREALDDAGYSDVGILSYAAKYSSSFYGPFRDALHSAPQFGDKSTYQMNPANAIEGMKEIELDIIEGADIIMVKPGLAYLDIVCKAKERFDVPVAVYHVSGEYAMVKAAAEKGWIDGDRVMMESLLSMKRAGADIIFTYYAKEAAKRLS, encoded by the coding sequence ATGAGCCAGACAGATTTACTCAGTATCGTACACCGCCCGAGAAGGCTTCGCAGAACAGCTGCTATCAGAAACCTTGTACAGGAATGCAGCCTTTCGAAAAGCGATCTTGTCTATCCGCTGTTTGTCTGTCCGGGAACCGATATCAAGGAAGAAGTCCCCTCCATGCCCGATAGCTTCCGCTACTCAATCGACAATGCGGTAAAAGAGTGCCAGGAGCTCTGGGACCTCGGCATTCAGGCCATTGATCTGTTTGGCATTCCTGAAGAAAAAACCGAAGACGGCCGTGAAGCATACAACGACAACGGTATCGTTCAGCGCGCCATCCGCGCCATCAAGGAAGCGATTCCTGAAATGTGCATCATGACCGACGTCGCTCTCGACCCCTTCACACCGTTCGGACACGACGGCCTTGTCAAAGACGGTATCATCCTCAACGATGAGACCGTTGAAGTCCTCTGCAAAATGTCCATCTCCCACGCAGAAGCAGGCGCAGACTTCGTCTCTCCGAGTGATATGATGGACGGCCGCATCGGTGCGATCCGTGAAGCACTCGACGACGCAGGTTATTCTGACGTAGGCATTCTTTCCTATGCTGCAAAATACTCATCGAGCTTCTACGGCCCGTTCCGCGACGCATTGCACTCCGCTCCACAGTTCGGCGACAAATCCACCTACCAGATGAACCCGGCCAATGCCATCGAGGGCATGAAAGAGATCGAACTCGACATCATTGAAGGCGCCGATATCATCATGGTTAAACCCGGTCTGGCTTACCTGGACATCGTCTGTAAAGCAAAGGAACGATTCGATGTTCCGGTTGCTGTTTACCACGTCTCAGGAGAATACGCAATGGTAAAAGCTGCCGCAGAAAAAGGCTGGATCGACGGTGACCGCGTGATGATGGAATCGCTGCTCTCCATGAAACGCGCCGGTGCTGACATCATCTTCACCTACTACGCAAAAGAAGCCGCAAAAAGGCTTTCCTGA
- the typA gene encoding translational GTPase TypA: MSTKQNIRNIAIIAHVDHGKTTLVDAIFNHTGVFRDNQQVDARVLDSNPQERERGITIFSKNAAAFYKGHKINIVDTPGHADFGGEVERILKMVDGVLLLVDAFEGPMPQTKFVLRKALELNLKPVVVINKIDRPQADPVKVHDQVLDLFIALGADEDQLEFPYMFTSAKMGIAKASMEDEDHDMSLLLDMIIEEMPSPESSDEDGFQMLVTTLDYSDYLGKIAIGRVQRGRVRTGDALVVVTDEGVVAKGTAAKVFTFDQTRRVEVKEAGAGDIIAISGIAGANVGQTLAAADKPDALTSFEISKPTLSMLFSVNDSPFAGLEGKEVTSRKIRDRLMKEVMTNVALDIEETDSADTFRVSGRGELHLSVLIESMRREGFELSISRPQVITRTAEDGTVLEPVEHVTIDVPDEYNGVVIEKMGRRKAEMKHMETLKGGMVRLEFEIPTRGLIGYSQEFTTDTKGEGILSHVFHDYQPFKGKLPARETGALVSGDNGQSVAYALSALEDRGTFFIGPNVKVYEGMVVGESTREFDISLNVCKTKKLTNMRSSGADDSVRLTPPKVLTLEQALEFINDDELVEVTPQSIRLRKRILDSNLRAKAAKKAKG; this comes from the coding sequence ATGAGTACGAAACAGAATATTCGAAATATTGCGATCATTGCCCACGTTGATCATGGTAAGACGACACTTGTTGATGCAATTTTTAATCATACGGGTGTTTTCAGGGATAACCAGCAGGTTGATGCCCGTGTGCTTGATTCAAACCCCCAGGAGAGGGAGAGAGGAATCACGATCTTTTCAAAAAATGCGGCAGCTTTTTACAAAGGGCATAAAATTAATATTGTCGATACTCCCGGCCACGCCGATTTTGGCGGTGAGGTAGAGCGTATCCTCAAGATGGTTGACGGCGTCCTGCTTCTTGTCGATGCGTTCGAAGGACCGATGCCTCAGACTAAATTTGTTTTGCGCAAGGCGCTTGAACTCAATCTGAAGCCTGTTGTCGTTATCAACAAGATCGACCGTCCGCAGGCCGATCCTGTGAAGGTTCACGACCAGGTGCTTGATCTGTTTATCGCTCTTGGTGCTGATGAAGACCAGCTTGAATTTCCCTATATGTTCACCTCTGCCAAGATGGGTATCGCAAAAGCAAGCATGGAAGATGAAGATCATGATATGAGCCTTCTGCTTGACATGATTATCGAAGAGATGCCTTCACCGGAAAGCAGCGATGAAGATGGCTTCCAGATGCTCGTTACCACGTTGGACTATAGCGATTATCTTGGTAAAATTGCCATTGGACGAGTTCAGAGAGGACGCGTCAGAACAGGCGATGCGCTTGTTGTCGTTACCGATGAGGGCGTTGTGGCAAAAGGAACGGCAGCCAAGGTGTTCACCTTTGATCAGACCAGGCGCGTCGAGGTCAAGGAGGCTGGAGCAGGCGATATTATTGCCATTTCCGGTATTGCAGGGGCCAATGTCGGTCAGACACTGGCTGCGGCTGATAAACCCGATGCATTGACGTCATTCGAGATCAGCAAACCGACCCTGTCGATGCTTTTTTCGGTCAACGACTCGCCCTTTGCCGGCCTGGAAGGCAAGGAGGTTACCAGTCGCAAGATCAGGGATCGACTGATGAAGGAAGTGATGACCAATGTCGCTCTCGACATCGAGGAAACCGACAGTGCAGATACCTTCAGGGTGTCAGGCCGCGGTGAACTGCACCTTTCGGTCCTGATCGAGAGTATGCGTCGCGAAGGATTCGAGCTATCCATCTCGAGACCCCAGGTTATTACCCGTACGGCAGAGGATGGAACAGTACTCGAACCGGTCGAACATGTGACCATTGATGTTCCCGATGAGTACAACGGCGTTGTCATCGAGAAAATGGGCCGCCGTAAAGCTGAAATGAAACATATGGAAACCCTCAAAGGCGGTATGGTCCGTCTCGAGTTCGAGATTCCTACCCGTGGTCTTATCGGCTACAGTCAGGAGTTTACAACCGATACCAAGGGAGAAGGTATTCTTTCTCACGTTTTTCATGACTATCAGCCTTTCAAAGGCAAACTTCCTGCGCGTGAAACCGGTGCCCTTGTTTCAGGTGATAATGGTCAGTCTGTTGCGTATGCGCTTTCCGCACTTGAAGACAGAGGCACCTTCTTTATCGGGCCGAACGTCAAGGTTTATGAAGGTATGGTTGTCGGAGAATCGACAAGGGAGTTCGATATTTCTCTGAACGTGTGCAAAACCAAAAAGCTCACCAATATGCGTTCTTCGGGTGCTGACGACTCCGTGCGTCTGACCCCGCCGAAGGTGCTGACGCTTGAGCAGGCACTTGAATTTATCAATGATGATGAACTCGTTGAGGTAACTCCTCAGAGTATCAGGCTCAGGAAGAGAATTCTTGATTCAAACCTTCGTGCGAAAGCCGCCAAGAAAGCCAAAGGATGA
- a CDS encoding nucleoside deaminase yields the protein MMESRFLDRALALAVENVAAGGGPFGALIVRNGEVVATGVNRVTRENDPTSHAEVNAIRAASQKLKTFKLEGCELYSSCEPCPMCMGAIYWAGVTTVYYGADSDEAAVAGFDDRYIYDELRKKPQQRTLRCIQIPSPSNSEPFDAWRLCDNKVIY from the coding sequence ATGATGGAGAGCCGTTTTCTCGATAGAGCGCTTGCTCTTGCCGTTGAGAACGTCGCAGCAGGCGGCGGGCCTTTTGGCGCGCTCATTGTCAGAAACGGCGAGGTTGTCGCAACGGGGGTTAACAGGGTTACAAGGGAGAATGATCCCACGTCGCACGCCGAAGTCAATGCGATCCGGGCTGCTTCGCAAAAACTCAAAACCTTCAAGCTGGAAGGCTGTGAGCTCTATTCCTCCTGTGAACCCTGCCCGATGTGCATGGGGGCGATTTACTGGGCCGGAGTGACGACAGTTTACTATGGAGCCGATAGTGACGAGGCGGCAGTGGCAGGGTTCGATGATCGGTATATTTATGATGAGCTCCGAAAAAAGCCTCAGCAGCGCACTCTCCGTTGTATTCAGATCCCATCCCCTTCCAACAGTGAGCCTTTTGATGCGTGGCGTTTATGTGATAACAAAGTGATCTATTGA
- a CDS encoding DNA recombination protein RmuC yields MFNAVSLEALILVALFVLLILQIILMLRSSTSGENQHDLQSIERFVREGIDSLRREQQEEFTRSRQEQVQALGDLRAELMASQRENRSELGNSFKTFEDSRRREVHEQQEFQRSRFSDLVAAQDRVRIETAATLDKIRDTVELRLASLQEQNAAKLEEMRVTVDEKLQATLEKRLSESFRQVSERLQKVHEGLGEMKSLATGVGDLKKVLSNVKTRGVLGEMQLQNILASLLSPEQFDENIATREGSRERVEFAVRLPGKDDDGDVVLLPIDAKFPLESYYRLLEAGEKGDAALLKQASKEVETEIRRCAKEISDKYLNPPRTTDFGILFLPVEGLFAEVVRNTSLLELLQREYNIIVTGPTTLAALLNSLQMGFRTLAIQKRTSEVWKVLSQVKGEFATFGDVLTRAQNKLTQASTEIDRLVGVRTRKIQNTLRSIDQDSSGELDAGDR; encoded by the coding sequence ATGTTCAATGCAGTTTCTCTGGAAGCGCTGATTCTTGTTGCGCTGTTCGTTCTTCTCATTTTGCAGATTATTCTGATGCTGCGCAGCAGCACGTCGGGCGAGAACCAACATGACCTTCAGAGCATCGAGCGATTCGTGCGTGAAGGCATTGACAGTTTACGGCGGGAACAGCAGGAGGAGTTTACCCGCAGCCGTCAGGAGCAGGTGCAGGCTCTGGGAGATCTTCGTGCAGAACTCATGGCTTCCCAGAGGGAAAACCGCTCCGAACTCGGTAACTCCTTCAAGACGTTCGAGGATTCACGGCGACGCGAAGTACATGAACAGCAGGAATTTCAGCGCAGCAGGTTTTCCGATCTCGTTGCTGCTCAGGATCGCGTACGCATAGAGACTGCTGCAACGCTGGATAAAATCCGCGATACCGTTGAGCTTCGTCTTGCTTCGCTTCAGGAGCAGAATGCGGCAAAGCTCGAGGAGATGCGTGTGACCGTCGATGAAAAGCTGCAGGCGACTCTCGAAAAGCGCTTGAGTGAATCGTTCAGACAGGTCAGTGAACGCTTGCAGAAGGTTCATGAAGGGCTTGGAGAGATGAAGAGCCTGGCGACAGGCGTGGGCGATTTGAAAAAAGTGCTGTCGAACGTCAAAACCCGTGGTGTCCTGGGTGAAATGCAGCTGCAGAACATTCTGGCCAGCCTGCTTTCCCCTGAACAGTTTGATGAGAATATCGCTACCCGTGAAGGGAGCCGCGAGCGGGTAGAGTTTGCCGTGAGACTCCCTGGAAAAGACGATGATGGGGATGTGGTTCTGCTGCCGATTGACGCAAAATTTCCTCTTGAATCCTACTATAGGCTTCTTGAAGCAGGGGAGAAGGGCGATGCGGCTCTGCTGAAGCAGGCATCCAAAGAGGTCGAGACGGAGATCCGGCGCTGTGCAAAAGAGATCAGCGACAAGTATCTCAACCCGCCTCGTACGACCGATTTCGGAATTCTGTTTCTTCCTGTCGAGGGGCTGTTTGCTGAAGTCGTTCGCAATACGTCACTGCTTGAACTCCTTCAGAGAGAGTACAATATTATTGTTACCGGCCCGACAACGCTTGCTGCACTCCTCAACAGCCTGCAGATGGGCTTCAGGACGCTTGCGATACAGAAACGCACGAGCGAGGTCTGGAAGGTTCTTTCGCAGGTCAAAGGGGAGTTTGCTACATTCGGCGATGTCCTGACGCGGGCACAGAACAAACTCACGCAGGCAAGCACCGAAATCGACAGGCTTGTCGGGGTTCGGACACGCAAAATTCAGAATACGCTTCGCAGCATCGATCAGGACTCCTCAGGAGAGCTTGATGCGGGCGATCGGTAA
- a CDS encoding chlorophyllide a reductase iron protein subunit X: protein MKPRTIAIYGKGGIGKSFTTTNLSATFAMMGKKVLQLGCDPKHDSTTSLFGGISLPTVTDVFAEKNAKNLKVEISDIVFKKEIPGIGQPVYGIELGGPQVGRGCGGRGIISGFDVLEKLGIFTWDIDIILMDFLGDVVCGGFATPLARSLSEEVILLTTNDRQSIFTANNICQANNYFKTVGGQSKLLGLIINRDDGSGIAEKYARAAGINVLMQLPYNTAARDRDDSFDFAVKIPDIGEKFRHLATDIIERRIPPCEAAGLDFPEFVRLFGDVSNALPIPAKAEELQKRATAKQHPSNPPSAVNQQLLACIDNLPEEEREIYVMMEVEKKTTAETAMLKGIEEAVVSDLLQSARTHLKKLFFAS from the coding sequence ATGAAACCAAGAACCATTGCCATTTACGGTAAAGGCGGCATCGGAAAGAGTTTTACCACAACCAATCTCAGTGCGACCTTTGCCATGATGGGCAAAAAAGTCCTCCAGCTCGGTTGCGATCCGAAACATGACTCCACCACGTCGCTCTTCGGCGGCATCTCTCTGCCGACGGTAACAGATGTTTTCGCCGAAAAGAATGCGAAAAACCTGAAGGTTGAAATCAGCGATATCGTCTTCAAAAAAGAGATCCCCGGAATCGGTCAGCCGGTCTACGGCATAGAGCTGGGCGGCCCCCAGGTCGGGCGCGGCTGCGGCGGGCGAGGCATTATTTCGGGATTCGATGTCCTTGAAAAACTCGGCATTTTCACCTGGGATATCGATATCATACTGATGGATTTTCTCGGTGACGTTGTCTGCGGCGGCTTTGCGACCCCCCTTGCCCGCTCACTGAGCGAAGAGGTCATCCTGTTGACAACCAACGACCGCCAGTCTATTTTTACCGCAAACAACATCTGTCAGGCCAACAACTATTTCAAAACGGTCGGAGGCCAGTCGAAACTGCTCGGCCTCATCATTAACCGCGACGACGGCAGTGGCATCGCTGAAAAATATGCCCGTGCAGCAGGGATAAACGTTCTGATGCAACTACCCTACAATACTGCAGCGCGCGACAGAGATGACAGTTTCGACTTCGCGGTAAAAATCCCTGATATAGGAGAGAAATTCAGACACCTCGCCACCGATATCATCGAACGCCGCATCCCGCCCTGTGAAGCTGCAGGACTCGATTTCCCGGAATTTGTGCGGCTCTTCGGCGATGTCAGCAATGCACTGCCAATTCCTGCAAAGGCCGAAGAGCTGCAGAAACGCGCCACAGCAAAGCAGCACCCATCAAACCCTCCTTCTGCAGTAAACCAGCAGCTGCTTGCCTGTATAGACAACCTCCCTGAAGAGGAACGGGAAATCTACGTCATGATGGAAGTAGAAAAAAAAACCACTGCCGAAACCGCAATGCTGAAAGGCATTGAGGAAGCCGTGGTATCTGACCTGCTTCAAAGCGCAAGAACACACCTCAAAAAACTTTTCTTCGCAAGCTGA
- the hemC gene encoding hydroxymethylbilane synthase: MKQQLIIGTRSSPLALWQAEFTKAELSKNFPELDIQLKLIKTTGDVLLDSPLSKIGDMGLFTKDIEKHLLAKEIDLAVHSLKDVPTETPEGLILSAFTEREDTRDVIISKNGDNLKQLKPNAKIATSSLRRTSQLLGIRPDFEMGDIRGNLNTRFKRFDESDFDAMILAYAGVHRLNFGDRISEILPHDVLLPAVGQGALGIETRIDDEQTRQIVKVMNNQNSEYCTKAERALLRHLQGGCQIPIGAYATYKNGTLHLSAFVGSVDGKRAIRNEITKENVTAPELAEKTGIELAEELMKQGANEILAEIRKI; the protein is encoded by the coding sequence TTGAAACAACAGTTAATTATCGGTACCAGATCCAGCCCCTTGGCATTGTGGCAGGCAGAATTTACTAAAGCCGAATTGTCAAAAAACTTCCCGGAACTTGACATACAGCTCAAACTCATCAAAACCACTGGTGACGTCCTCCTTGACTCCCCTTTGTCAAAAATCGGAGACATGGGTCTCTTCACGAAGGATATCGAAAAGCACCTGCTGGCAAAAGAGATTGATCTGGCTGTTCACAGTTTGAAAGATGTACCGACAGAGACCCCGGAAGGGCTTATACTTTCTGCGTTTACCGAAAGAGAAGACACCCGCGATGTCATCATTTCCAAAAACGGTGACAACCTGAAGCAACTCAAACCGAACGCAAAAATTGCGACAAGCAGTCTGCGAAGAACATCACAGCTTCTGGGTATAAGGCCTGATTTTGAAATGGGCGACATCAGAGGCAACCTCAACACCCGATTCAAAAGATTCGACGAAAGCGATTTTGACGCTATGATTCTTGCCTATGCAGGTGTCCACCGCCTCAACTTCGGTGACAGGATATCGGAAATCCTCCCTCACGACGTACTGCTTCCGGCCGTCGGCCAGGGTGCGCTGGGTATCGAAACCCGTATCGATGATGAACAGACACGCCAGATCGTCAAGGTGATGAACAACCAGAACTCAGAGTACTGCACCAAAGCCGAGCGAGCACTGCTTCGTCATCTGCAGGGTGGTTGTCAGATCCCGATCGGCGCGTATGCCACCTATAAAAACGGTACGCTTCACCTTTCAGCCTTTGTAGGATCTGTTGACGGAAAACGTGCAATCCGCAACGAAATCACAAAAGAGAACGTCACAGCTCCGGAGCTGGCAGAGAAAACAGGTATTGAACTGGCAGAAGAACTGATGAAACAAGGTGCCAACGAGATCCTTGCAGAAATCAGAAAAATCTGA
- a CDS encoding cytochrome C assembly family protein, with protein sequence MQQSVLNNTLLILLTQAVSLLYVITTGLYGADFFKNIKQAKAYKQPALIVTIVAHIAFLGFLTAPAGYQLSYSSYTVMSMVALTLAVIYMFIEFTTKTDKTGFFVLSFSAGTEILSSILLSLSSSQGPSFSGIGIGIHLFSAIFGFSAIAIAGLYSFLYLLLFRQIENNHYGILFENLPNLEVLEQLIKHAVAFGFLFLSLTLVGGIVGSAQSNEAINLLDPKLIALIVIWMLYGASLFIKKLFGWDTKHMAYLLIILFVFITSLIVMMSLFSPTFHNLSF encoded by the coding sequence ATGCAACAAAGCGTTCTCAATAATACCCTGCTGATTCTACTGACCCAGGCGGTCTCACTGCTCTATGTCATCACCACGGGGTTATACGGTGCGGATTTCTTCAAAAACATCAAACAGGCCAAGGCATACAAACAGCCTGCGCTGATTGTCACGATCGTTGCCCATATTGCGTTTCTCGGCTTTCTGACCGCGCCGGCAGGATATCAGCTGAGCTATTCAAGCTATACCGTCATGAGTATGGTCGCCCTGACGCTGGCGGTAATCTATATGTTTATCGAGTTTACCACCAAAACAGACAAAACAGGATTTTTCGTACTCTCCTTTTCTGCAGGAACTGAAATACTCTCATCGATTCTCCTGTCGCTTTCATCGAGCCAGGGTCCCTCGTTCTCCGGCATCGGTATAGGAATCCACCTTTTCTCAGCCATTTTCGGTTTCAGTGCAATAGCCATCGCAGGCCTTTACAGCTTCCTCTATCTTCTGCTGTTCCGTCAGATCGAAAACAATCACTACGGCATACTGTTTGAAAATCTGCCGAACCTCGAGGTGCTTGAGCAACTCATCAAACATGCCGTCGCATTCGGATTCCTTTTTCTCAGCCTCACCCTAGTGGGAGGTATCGTCGGCTCTGCCCAAAGCAACGAAGCAATCAACCTGCTCGACCCGAAACTTATCGCACTCATTGTCATCTGGATGCTCTACGGCGCAAGTCTCTTTATCAAAAAGCTTTTTGGCTGGGATACCAAGCACATGGCTTATCTTCTGATTATCCTCTTTGTCTTTATAACGAGCCTGATTGTGATGATGAGCCTCTTCTCTCCCACATTCCACAATCTCAGCTTTTAA
- the hisN gene encoding histidinol-phosphatase encodes MTDDLQLAIELADEAGKLTLTYFQNKSLKIDEKRDDTPVTEADRKAEQLIRKGIEARYPEDGIFGEEFGEKIAVNGRRWILDPIDGTRSFIHGVPLYGVMIALEVNRAMQLGVIFFPALQEMYYAQSGCGAFMNGEPLKVSEIGDTREATVVYTEKEYLLDPPSDHPVDRLRYDAGLVRGWGDCYGHMLVASGRAEVAVDKVMSPWDCAAVIPVVTEAGGCCFDYNARTTIYGEGLVSANRKIGDELVRDILG; translated from the coding sequence ATGACCGATGACCTTCAACTCGCCATTGAACTTGCCGATGAAGCAGGGAAGCTGACGCTGACCTACTTTCAGAACAAATCGCTTAAAATTGATGAGAAACGAGACGATACTCCCGTCACCGAGGCGGATCGCAAAGCCGAGCAGCTGATACGTAAGGGTATAGAGGCCAGATATCCGGAAGACGGTATTTTTGGTGAGGAATTTGGTGAGAAAATAGCGGTTAACGGGAGACGATGGATTCTTGATCCCATTGACGGAACCCGTTCTTTTATTCATGGAGTTCCTCTATACGGCGTAATGATTGCTCTCGAAGTCAATCGTGCCATGCAGCTTGGCGTCATCTTTTTTCCGGCTCTTCAGGAGATGTACTATGCTCAATCCGGTTGCGGCGCGTTTATGAACGGTGAACCGTTAAAGGTTTCCGAGATCGGTGATACGCGTGAAGCGACGGTGGTGTATACTGAAAAGGAATATCTGCTTGATCCTCCTTCAGATCATCCTGTCGACAGACTGCGTTATGATGCAGGCCTTGTTCGCGGATGGGGCGACTGCTACGGGCATATGCTCGTTGCATCGGGAAGGGCGGAGGTTGCTGTCGATAAGGTGATGAGCCCCTGGGATTGCGCTGCCGTCATTCCTGTTGTGACAGAGGCCGGAGGGTGTTGTTTCGACTACAATGCCAGAACAACGATTTACGGCGAAGGCCTGGTCAGCGCTAACCGCAAAATCGGTGATGAGCTCGTCAGGGATATTCTTGGATGA
- the hemA gene encoding glutamyl-tRNA reductase translates to MNIISVGVNHKTAPIEIRERISLSEVQAKEFLSDIISSGIAQEAMVLSTCNRTELYVVPGMSEVTGHYLKEYLISYKNAEKEVRPEHFFNRFYCNTARHLFEVSSATDSLVLGEGQILGQVKNAYRIAVEEQSAGILLTRLCHTAFSVAKKVKTRTRIMEGAVSVSYAAVELAQKIFSNLSMKKILLVGAGETGELAAKHMFQKNARNIVITNRTMSKAEALAEELGTNQVLPFETFRDNLHEFDIIITAVSTKDYVLKAPDMHQSMQKRRLKPVIILDLGLPRNVDPEIRSLQNMFLKDIDDLKHIIDKNLEMRRSELPKVQEIIDEELVGFGQWINTLKVRPTIVDLQSKFLEIKEKELERYRHKVSDEELRRMERLSDRILKKILHHPIKMLKSPVDTADNIPSKVNLVRNIFDLEEQNQLKQ, encoded by the coding sequence ATGAACATAATTTCAGTCGGTGTCAATCATAAAACTGCACCCATTGAAATCCGGGAGAGAATTTCTCTTTCTGAAGTTCAGGCAAAAGAATTTCTGTCAGACATCATTTCCAGCGGCATTGCTCAAGAAGCTATGGTGCTGTCGACATGTAACAGAACTGAGCTGTATGTTGTTCCCGGCATGTCGGAAGTAACAGGGCACTATCTCAAAGAGTACCTGATCTCCTACAAAAACGCAGAGAAAGAGGTCAGACCGGAGCATTTCTTCAATCGATTTTATTGCAATACCGCAAGACATCTGTTTGAGGTATCATCGGCAACGGACTCGCTTGTTCTTGGCGAAGGCCAGATTCTCGGGCAGGTTAAAAATGCCTATCGCATTGCCGTTGAAGAACAGTCTGCTGGTATTCTTCTCACCAGGCTCTGTCATACAGCGTTCAGTGTTGCAAAAAAGGTAAAAACCCGTACCCGAATCATGGAAGGGGCGGTTTCGGTCAGCTATGCCGCTGTGGAACTCGCACAGAAAATTTTCTCGAATCTGTCGATGAAGAAAATTCTTCTCGTCGGGGCCGGCGAAACCGGTGAGCTTGCTGCAAAGCATATGTTCCAGAAAAATGCACGCAACATCGTCATCACCAACAGGACAATGTCCAAAGCCGAAGCCCTTGCTGAAGAACTCGGCACCAACCAGGTCCTGCCGTTTGAAACCTTCCGGGACAATCTTCACGAATTTGATATTATCATCACCGCTGTCAGTACGAAAGATTACGTGCTTAAAGCGCCGGATATGCATCAGAGTATGCAGAAACGCCGTCTCAAACCGGTGATCATCCTTGATCTCGGCCTTCCGAGAAACGTTGATCCTGAAATCCGCAGCCTTCAGAACATGTTTCTCAAAGACATTGACGACCTGAAGCATATTATCGACAAGAACCTTGAAATGAGGCGTTCCGAACTTCCGAAGGTTCAGGAGATCATCGACGAGGAACTCGTAGGATTCGGCCAGTGGATCAATACCCTGAAGGTACGCCCAACCATTGTCGACCTTCAGTCCAAGTTTCTTGAAATCAAGGAAAAAGAACTTGAACGCTATCGCCACAAAGTCAGCGACGAGGAACTTCGCAGAATGGAGAGGCTGAGCGACAGAATTCTCAAGAAGATTCTGCACCATCCGATTAAAATGCTCAAATCTCCGGTTGACACTGCCGATAACATTCCGAGCAAGGTCAATCTCGTACGAAACATTTTTGATCTCGAAGAACAAAATCAGTTAAAACAGTAA